A part of Paenibacillus sp. sptzw28 genomic DNA contains:
- a CDS encoding glycoside hydrolase family 43 protein: MAATAISYMNPVIPGFYPDPSVARRGEDYYLVTSSFEYYPGIPVFHSRDLVNWEQIGCVITRPEQLDLSERRSSRGIFAPTIRCCNGRFYVITTDVDGIGNFFVSAEDPGGPWSDPIRIPYGGIDPSLMFDDTDGTVYVTVQQGADKNSHIIQYEIDISTGEALTEPVVIFRGDGGPWVEGPHLYRIHGMYYLIAASGGTGRYHREIAARSDKPYGPFVMLPHPILTHNRLDDHPIQNTGHADLFEDGNGFWWAVFLGVRPVEGHHGVLGRETFLAPVHWTEAGGR; encoded by the coding sequence ATGGCTGCAACTGCAATTTCGTATATGAATCCGGTCATCCCGGGCTTTTATCCGGATCCCAGCGTTGCCAGGCGGGGCGAGGATTACTATCTGGTTACCAGCTCATTTGAATATTACCCAGGCATTCCGGTTTTTCACAGCCGCGATCTTGTGAATTGGGAGCAGATCGGCTGCGTCATTACGCGTCCCGAGCAGCTGGACCTATCGGAACGGAGAAGCTCTCGCGGGATCTTCGCTCCGACTATCCGCTGCTGCAATGGACGGTTTTATGTCATTACCACCGATGTCGACGGTATCGGCAACTTCTTCGTATCGGCCGAAGATCCGGGGGGACCATGGTCCGATCCTATCCGGATACCTTATGGAGGGATCGATCCTTCCCTGATGTTCGACGATACGGACGGGACTGTTTATGTAACCGTCCAGCAGGGTGCGGATAAAAACTCGCATATTATTCAATATGAGATTGACATTAGTACCGGGGAGGCGCTAACGGAACCGGTTGTCATCTTTCGCGGCGACGGGGGGCCTTGGGTGGAAGGTCCGCACTTGTACAGGATACACGGCATGTATTATCTCATTGCCGCTTCGGGAGGCACAGGACGTTACCACCGGGAAATCGCCGCAAGGAGCGATAAGCCTTATGGTCCGTTCGTCATGCTTCCGCATCCGATTCTGACGCACAACAGGCTTGACGATCACCCCATTCAAAATACGGGCCATGCGGATTTGTTCGAGGACGGGAACGGCTTCTGGTGGGCGGTGTTTCTGGGCGTTAGGCCGGTGGAGGGACACCACGGTGTCCTTGGGCGGGAAACATTCCTTGCCCCGGTCCACTGGACCGAAGCGGGTGGCCGATGA
- a CDS encoding lipoate--protein ligase encodes MLFLDNRGITDPALNLALEEYALRHLPADDSYLLFYINEPSIIIGKNQNTIEEINADFVRDNGIHVVRRLSGGGAVYHDLGNLNFSFITNDEGDSFHQFAKITQPVIDALHKLGVKAELTGRNDIQVGERKISGNARFATKGRMFSHGTLLFDSAMDNVASALRVKPIKIESKGTKSVRSRVANISEFLDRPMTTEQFRTELLRELFHCEPEDVPRYGLSEQDWAAVTRLADERYRSWDWNYGLSPKCNIENIRKFASGIVDVRLNVEDGRMAGVKIFGDFFGAYDVAEVEQLLTGIHYEEEAIRLALESVQLSRYFGTLTEEEFINLLLLRD; translated from the coding sequence ATGCTTTTTCTTGATAATCGCGGAATTACCGATCCGGCTCTCAATCTCGCTCTTGAGGAGTACGCCTTACGGCATCTGCCGGCAGATGACAGCTATCTTCTGTTTTATATCAACGAACCGTCCATCATCATCGGTAAAAATCAAAACACGATTGAAGAAATCAATGCGGACTTCGTGCGCGACAACGGGATTCATGTCGTGCGCCGGTTGTCCGGCGGAGGCGCCGTCTACCATGATCTCGGCAATTTGAACTTCAGCTTCATAACGAATGACGAGGGGGATTCCTTTCACCAATTCGCGAAAATCACCCAGCCTGTGATCGATGCGCTTCATAAGCTCGGCGTCAAGGCTGAACTGACCGGACGTAACGACATTCAGGTCGGTGAACGGAAAATATCCGGCAACGCCAGGTTCGCCACGAAGGGCCGCATGTTCAGCCACGGGACACTCCTGTTTGATTCAGCTATGGATAATGTGGCGTCTGCTCTGCGTGTCAAACCGATCAAGATCGAATCGAAAGGAACCAAATCGGTTCGCAGCAGGGTCGCAAACATTTCCGAATTTCTGGATCGGCCGATGACAACGGAGCAATTCCGGACCGAGCTGCTGCGCGAGCTGTTCCATTGCGAGCCCGAGGACGTCCCCCGGTATGGCTTGTCAGAACAGGACTGGGCCGCCGTCACTCGGCTGGCCGACGAGCGATACCGAAGCTGGGATTGGAATTACGGACTCTCGCCGAAATGCAACATTGAGAACATCCGCAAATTCGCGTCCGGCATCGTTGATGTCCGGCTCAATGTAGAGGATGGCCGGATGGCAGGCGTCAAGATATTCGGCGATTTTTTCGGCGCTTACGATGTGGCCGAGGTCGAGCAGCTCTTGACAGGGATTCACTATGAAGAAGAAGCAATCCGTCTGGCACTCGAATCGGTTCAGCTCAGCCGGTATTTCGGCACCTTGACGGAAGAGGAATTTATAAACCTGCTGCTCCTCCGGGACTGA
- a CDS encoding aldo/keto reductase family protein encodes MKYRNVGASGLKISEIGLGSWLTYGTAAEQQAADACIKEAFESGINFFDTANAYNRGEGEKAMGAALKPYSRSSYVLSTKVFFAMDSGPNDRGLSRKHIMEQCDASLKRLGVDYIDIYFCHRYDTQTPLEETLRALDDLTAQGKILYAAVSEWSAAQIADAAGISQRLNLRPLISNQPIYNMFERYIEREVLPVSVKNGIGQVVFSPLAQGVLTGKYKPGQPLPAESRAADNSVNGVINSYMNDKVLGCVQDLGQLAQELDITLSQLSLAWILRQPGVSCALIGATKPQQIEENVKAVDIQLSTETLEAVERILEQVKDFAPLR; translated from the coding sequence ATGAAGTACAGAAACGTAGGGGCAAGCGGCTTGAAAATCAGCGAAATCGGCCTGGGCAGTTGGCTCACATACGGCACGGCCGCTGAGCAGCAGGCAGCTGATGCCTGTATTAAGGAAGCATTTGAGAGCGGTATCAATTTCTTCGACACGGCTAATGCCTATAATCGCGGAGAAGGCGAGAAAGCAATGGGCGCGGCCCTTAAGCCTTATTCCAGATCGAGCTATGTCCTTTCAACTAAAGTGTTTTTCGCAATGGATAGCGGACCGAACGACCGCGGCTTGTCGCGCAAGCATATCATGGAGCAGTGCGATGCCAGCTTGAAGCGTCTGGGCGTGGATTATATCGATATCTATTTCTGCCACCGTTACGATACGCAGACTCCTCTGGAGGAGACGCTGCGTGCGCTTGACGACTTGACGGCTCAAGGAAAAATCCTGTATGCCGCAGTCAGCGAATGGAGCGCGGCGCAAATTGCGGATGCCGCCGGAATCAGCCAAAGATTGAACTTGCGGCCGCTGATTTCGAATCAGCCGATTTACAACATGTTTGAGCGTTATATCGAACGCGAAGTGCTGCCGGTATCGGTGAAGAACGGCATCGGCCAGGTTGTATTTTCCCCGCTCGCGCAGGGCGTGCTGACAGGTAAATATAAGCCTGGTCAACCGCTGCCGGCGGAGAGCCGCGCGGCTGACAATTCCGTCAACGGCGTCATCAACAGCTATATGAATGATAAAGTGCTAGGTTGCGTCCAGGACCTGGGGCAGCTCGCACAAGAGCTGGACATCACTCTTTCGCAGCTTTCGCTGGCCTGGATTCTCCGCCAGCCGGGCGTAAGCTGCGCATTGATCGGCGCTACGAAGCCGCAACAGATTGAGGAGAACGTAAAGGCTGTCGATATTCAGCTGTCAACTGAAACACTGGAAGCAGTAGAACGGATATTGGAGCAGGTAAAGGATTTCGCGCCGCTGCGCTAA
- a CDS encoding sn-glycerol-1-phosphate dehydrogenase, translating into MNGTLEKIKQAAAEIGIADAESLFPGRIVVEPGAIDQVAGYVGQSGYTQVIITADANTLQIAGQRLADELTSLGISADITVVKADRQGDVIADEASIIQVILDIQRTSADLVIAAGSGTLHDIARYAAYTTGLPFVSVPTAPSVDGFTSKGAPIIIRGEKITVPAIGPIAIFADLDILREAPGAMAAAGFGDMLGKYTSLFDWKVGRMTADEPYMPLVAEITEQALQACVQHAEQIGRRTEDGIRILIGALIDSGLAMLLFGQSHPASGAEHHLSHYWEMEYIRSGRRQLLHGAKVGVACAEITALYREFAKLPQAQRIKGWYDIRREIDKLPGEEEIRGLLRTAGGPASIGELGVDPGLLERSKREAHRVRLNRHTLLRIINELNGADEPR; encoded by the coding sequence ATGAATGGAACCTTGGAGAAAATAAAACAAGCGGCCGCGGAAATTGGAATAGCGGATGCGGAGAGCTTGTTTCCCGGCCGGATCGTGGTCGAGCCGGGCGCCATTGACCAGGTGGCAGGTTATGTCGGGCAAAGCGGGTATACCCAAGTGATTATCACAGCAGATGCCAATACATTGCAAATAGCGGGACAACGGCTTGCGGATGAACTGACTTCCCTCGGAATATCTGCTGATATCACCGTGGTCAAGGCAGACCGCCAAGGAGATGTCATCGCAGATGAGGCTTCCATTATTCAGGTCATACTCGATATTCAGCGGACTTCCGCCGATCTCGTTATCGCAGCCGGCAGCGGCACACTGCATGATATCGCCCGATATGCCGCGTATACGACGGGCTTGCCGTTCGTATCGGTACCTACGGCGCCGTCGGTCGACGGTTTTACCTCCAAAGGAGCGCCCATTATTATTAGAGGCGAGAAAATAACGGTCCCTGCGATCGGGCCGATCGCGATTTTTGCCGATCTGGATATTTTGCGGGAGGCGCCGGGCGCGATGGCAGCGGCCGGATTCGGGGACATGCTCGGCAAATACACGTCACTCTTCGATTGGAAGGTCGGCAGGATGACCGCCGATGAGCCGTACATGCCGCTGGTTGCGGAAATTACGGAGCAGGCGCTGCAAGCTTGCGTCCAGCATGCCGAGCAGATCGGAAGGCGGACGGAAGATGGTATTCGTATCCTTATCGGCGCCTTAATCGATTCCGGCCTGGCGATGCTGCTGTTTGGCCAGTCGCACCCGGCATCGGGGGCGGAGCATCATTTGTCCCATTATTGGGAAATGGAATATATCCGCAGCGGCAGGAGGCAGCTGCTTCACGGTGCCAAGGTTGGAGTGGCCTGTGCGGAAATAACCGCGCTGTACCGGGAATTCGCCAAGCTTCCGCAAGCGCAGCGGATTAAGGGATGGTACGATATCCGCCGCGAAATAGACAAGCTTCCAGGCGAGGAAGAGATTCGCGGGCTGCTGCGCACGGCCGGAGGACCTGCTTCAATCGGGGAGCTCGGCGTAGACCCCGGGCTGCTGGAGCGAAGCAAGCGGGAAGCGCACCGGGTCCGGCTGAACCGCCATACGCTGCTTCGCATCATAAACGAGCTGAACGGTGCGGACGAACCAAGATGA
- a CDS encoding ABC transporter substrate-binding protein, translated as MGVKTRRSLWLSLTLILALSMTLLGCSKNSGTGNGDTGTGKENTSANASGNSGNGQASDKPEPITISIYNGLPGQAPTPDNKIFKRIKDELGVTLEQEFLVGDSQQKLGVMIAGGDYPDMITADPKLVASGAVIPLEDLIEKHGPNLKKHYEKYWNRMKDSNDGHIYWLPNYGAYTGEVHDTWYAGPAFWIQKAVLKEYGYPKLTTLDEYLDLIRKYAKAQPTIDGQPTIGFTSLAFDWKLFPLFNPPEHLTGHPNDGGVVVDNGVASVFADKDIAKRYYKELNGLYNEGLMDKEAFVQNYDQYLAKLSTGRVLGMFDQHWNFGRAEDSLTSQNKIDRTYVGFPLVYDSSYKEYYRDRPVINLNNGYGITVDAKDPVRIIKFLDALLDEKWQKLLSWGVEGEDYMVGEGGKFYRTEEQRKAQEAPTWKLANKADVFYSTAPKLEGSYSDGNATSPGSQPDEFFNSLKPLDKEVLTAYGHKTWTEFFASPPENPVYYPAWQVDLISGSPADMASKKMNDTSLKFLPRAIMSKTAEFDSVWDSYVKEFRKIDVKAYEDRINEQLQWRIKNWSTN; from the coding sequence ATGGGGGTAAAAACAAGACGGTCTCTATGGCTCAGTTTAACGCTGATTCTGGCCCTGAGCATGACGCTGCTGGGCTGCAGCAAGAACAGCGGAACAGGTAACGGGGATACGGGAACCGGCAAGGAAAACACTTCCGCAAACGCCAGTGGAAACAGTGGAAACGGGCAGGCTTCGGATAAACCTGAGCCGATCACGATTTCCATATACAACGGATTGCCCGGGCAGGCGCCGACACCGGACAACAAAATTTTCAAGAGAATCAAAGATGAGCTCGGCGTGACGCTTGAACAGGAGTTTCTGGTGGGTGATTCGCAGCAAAAGCTTGGTGTAATGATCGCCGGCGGCGACTATCCCGACATGATCACGGCTGATCCGAAGCTGGTTGCTTCGGGTGCGGTAATCCCGCTGGAGGATCTCATCGAGAAACACGGGCCGAACCTGAAGAAGCATTACGAGAAATATTGGAATCGGATGAAAGATTCGAACGATGGGCATATTTACTGGCTTCCCAACTACGGCGCCTATACCGGCGAAGTGCATGATACATGGTATGCAGGGCCGGCTTTCTGGATCCAGAAGGCCGTACTGAAGGAATACGGCTATCCGAAGCTGACAACGCTGGATGAGTATCTTGATCTTATCCGCAAATACGCGAAGGCGCAGCCGACGATCGACGGGCAGCCGACGATCGGGTTTACCTCGCTGGCGTTTGACTGGAAGTTATTTCCTTTATTTAACCCGCCGGAGCATCTTACGGGTCATCCGAATGACGGAGGCGTAGTGGTTGATAACGGAGTGGCATCCGTGTTTGCCGATAAAGATATCGCCAAGCGCTATTACAAAGAGCTCAACGGCTTGTACAATGAAGGGCTGATGGATAAGGAAGCGTTCGTCCAGAACTATGACCAGTATCTGGCGAAGCTGTCTACCGGCCGCGTGCTTGGGATGTTCGACCAGCACTGGAACTTCGGGCGAGCGGAAGACTCTCTTACGTCGCAGAATAAGATTGATCGGACGTATGTGGGCTTCCCGCTTGTTTATGACTCCAGCTATAAGGAGTACTACCGTGACCGCCCGGTCATCAACCTGAACAACGGATACGGCATCACCGTCGATGCCAAAGACCCGGTGAGGATTATCAAGTTCCTTGATGCGCTGTTGGACGAGAAATGGCAGAAGCTGCTGTCCTGGGGTGTGGAAGGCGAAGATTACATGGTAGGCGAAGGAGGCAAGTTTTACCGGACGGAGGAACAGCGCAAGGCTCAAGAAGCCCCGACCTGGAAGCTGGCCAATAAAGCGGACGTATTTTACTCAACAGCTCCGAAGCTGGAAGGATCATACAGCGACGGCAATGCGACATCGCCGGGAAGCCAGCCGGACGAGTTCTTCAATTCGCTTAAGCCTCTCGATAAAGAAGTACTGACGGCATACGGCCATAAGACATGGACGGAGTTCTTCGCATCGCCGCCTGAGAATCCGGTGTACTACCCGGCTTGGCAGGTCGATCTTATCTCGGGCTCGCCGGCGGACATGGCAAGCAAGAAAATGAACGATACCAGCCTGAAATTTCTGCCTAGGGCGATCATGTCCAAGACGGCTGAATTCGACAGCGTCTGGGATTCATACGTGAAAGAATTCCGGAAGATTGACGTGAAAGCTTATGAAGACCGGATCAATGAACAGCTTCAGTGGCGGATCAAGAACTGGTCGACGAATTAG
- a CDS encoding ROK family protein translates to MLIGAIEAGGTKFVCGIGNEEGTIIDRCSFPTGEPEPTLQKVIEYFQDKNVEAIGIGTFGPIDINPASPRYGYVTTTPKPGWSGYDFLGTVKKQFDVPCGWDTDVNAAAYGEAIWGAAKGLNSCVYYTIGTGIGVGVYTERKLVHGLVHPEGGHIMTRRHPEDTYEGFCPYHGDCLEGIAAGPAIEKRWKVKGSELAPDHPAWAMEAFYIGQAVTGTILLLSPNKVILGGGVMHQKQLFPLIRAEVLRNLNGYISDDAILRDIDNYIVPPGLGDNAGLCGSLALGLAALQEK, encoded by the coding sequence ATGCTGATTGGAGCGATTGAAGCGGGCGGCACCAAATTCGTCTGCGGAATCGGAAATGAAGAAGGTACGATTATTGACAGATGCAGCTTTCCGACCGGAGAGCCGGAACCTACGCTGCAGAAGGTTATTGAATATTTTCAGGATAAGAATGTCGAAGCGATCGGGATCGGAACCTTCGGTCCGATCGATATTAACCCTGCCAGCCCCCGTTACGGATACGTGACGACAACACCGAAGCCGGGCTGGTCAGGCTACGATTTCCTTGGCACGGTCAAGAAGCAATTCGATGTGCCCTGCGGTTGGGATACCGATGTGAATGCTGCCGCCTACGGTGAAGCGATATGGGGGGCGGCCAAGGGATTGAACAGCTGCGTCTATTATACGATCGGTACGGGCATCGGAGTGGGCGTATATACCGAGCGGAAGCTCGTACATGGTCTCGTCCATCCTGAAGGCGGACATATCATGACAAGAAGGCATCCGGAGGATACATATGAGGGCTTCTGCCCTTACCACGGCGACTGTCTTGAGGGAATTGCGGCCGGCCCGGCGATAGAGAAGCGCTGGAAGGTAAAAGGAAGCGAGCTGGCTCCGGACCATCCCGCCTGGGCGATGGAAGCATTCTATATCGGACAGGCGGTAACCGGAACGATTCTGCTGCTTTCGCCGAATAAAGTGATTTTGGGCGGAGGGGTTATGCATCAGAAGCAGCTGTTCCCGCTTATTCGTGCCGAAGTGCTTAGAAATCTCAACGGATATATCAGCGATGATGCGATTCTGAGGGACATTGACAATTATATCGTACCGCCCGGTCTCGGAGACAACGCCGGCTTGTGCGGTTCACTGGCACTGGGGCTGGCGGCTCTTCAGGAAAAATAG
- a CDS encoding response regulator has translation MYDVLLVDDEPLAIEGLQLLIDWEKRGFRVGAVCTNGEEALRVIRHSPPALVVTDIRMPYMDGLELILRTREAGNDATKFVILSGFDDYVYAREALRLGVTHYMTKPIIGLEADQVLAELQEELGKQLQAGMIRTFAGRYAVKRALTALLSGHAPESERNPELPKLSGFAAGWTYMHIAGEEAALETASETAEQFAEQQRLCWTVDSGDGSLGLVCGSAGTDESEIGQLVQGLYDRLQGEITDSMIGIAVGSTQSSLFAIARSRYEAREAARSLSFNRYPRVVYYDEIKDLPLGFDLRVLEEADSIAEMVEGGDPEALASSIRTIFEIFEHQRMMPELVEVFAVRVIDRCREIYLELGGNEDEFPAASIWDAHLAQSTPYNEAGQRLTALCRKCRQGIAALRERRTGGTIVRVAEYLREHYRESCTIKELAERFYLNPVYLGQSFSAKYGVGIIDYVHDIRIEEAMRLLRETDQTSAAVAEAMGYGSYQHFLKQFEKRTAVKPTEYKQAHNAALQ, from the coding sequence ATGTATGATGTGTTGCTGGTAGATGATGAACCGCTTGCGATCGAGGGCCTGCAGCTGCTGATCGACTGGGAGAAGCGCGGATTCCGGGTAGGAGCCGTGTGCACTAACGGCGAAGAAGCATTGCGGGTAATCCGTCATTCGCCTCCCGCTCTCGTTGTAACCGATATCCGCATGCCGTATATGGATGGACTCGAATTGATACTTAGAACGAGGGAGGCGGGTAATGACGCCACCAAATTCGTGATTTTGAGCGGCTTCGATGACTATGTTTATGCCAGGGAAGCTCTGCGGCTCGGCGTAACGCACTATATGACCAAACCGATCATCGGCCTGGAGGCGGATCAGGTTCTTGCCGAACTGCAGGAGGAGCTGGGTAAACAGCTGCAGGCCGGAATGATCCGGACGTTCGCCGGACGTTATGCCGTGAAGCGGGCACTGACAGCGCTTTTGTCAGGCCACGCGCCTGAGTCCGAGAGGAACCCTGAGCTGCCGAAGCTGTCGGGCTTCGCCGCCGGATGGACTTATATGCACATTGCGGGGGAAGAGGCGGCGCTGGAGACAGCAAGTGAAACGGCCGAACAATTTGCTGAGCAGCAGCGCCTCTGCTGGACGGTCGATTCCGGTGACGGTTCGCTCGGATTGGTCTGCGGCTCGGCCGGAACGGACGAGTCGGAAATCGGTCAGCTCGTCCAGGGTTTATACGACCGGCTTCAAGGCGAGATTACGGACAGCATGATCGGAATAGCGGTTGGCAGCACGCAAAGCAGTTTGTTTGCGATAGCCCGCTCCCGCTACGAGGCTCGCGAAGCGGCCAGATCGCTTTCTTTCAACCGGTATCCCCGGGTCGTATATTACGATGAGATCAAGGACCTGCCGCTTGGCTTCGATCTTCGAGTGCTGGAAGAAGCCGATTCTATTGCGGAAATGGTCGAAGGCGGTGATCCGGAAGCGCTGGCTTCATCGATAAGGACCATTTTTGAAATATTTGAACATCAGCGTATGATGCCGGAGCTCGTCGAGGTTTTCGCCGTCCGTGTCATCGACCGGTGCAGGGAGATTTACCTTGAGCTTGGCGGCAATGAGGATGAATTTCCGGCCGCTTCGATTTGGGATGCCCACCTCGCCCAATCTACGCCATACAACGAGGCAGGACAACGGCTTACCGCATTGTGCCGGAAATGCCGGCAAGGCATTGCTGCTTTGCGGGAACGGCGCACGGGCGGAACGATTGTCAGAGTGGCCGAATACTTGCGTGAGCACTACCGGGAGAGCTGCACGATCAAGGAACTTGCCGAGCGATTCTACTTGAATCCGGTTTATCTCGGCCAATCGTTCTCAGCCAAATACGGGGTGGGCATCATCGATTATGTCCACGATATCCGCATAGAAGAAGCAATGCGTTTGCTGCGGGAAACGGATCAGACGTCTGCAGCCGTGGCCGAGGCGATGGGGTACGGCAGCTATCAGCATTTTCTGAAGCAATTTGAGAAGAGGACGGCAGTGAAACCGACCGAATATAAACAAGCCCATAATGCAGCACTCCAATAA
- a CDS encoding helix-turn-helix domain-containing protein has translation MCKALIIDHQPDLAYWSALADWRACGYELCGSAGNAGEALSLIRGCSPDLIIVDIGSPVINGFELIRKIRQTSGKRIKCIAVSRQYRFALAQQAIRERFDRYLLKPVQKEEFQKVLTELRDCCDIEFIPERNDADKQMVYAGSAALARTVRQGGLQAAEDAQRLLDIGRDTKYRLVLLETVPDTFGRVRQGDEPSFFEHLAGAVEACGPASAKVIAFEDMPYRCGLLILREHEGDNLPFDAALKVITDRLSGLFPSLAVYAAKSDSSGLTGLRRIYRQLLEQRSVRRTVNRSRSDSPDGLKAIAEHTRSLMGFVEESNAKGIRASVESLYQVCLKTDVPERTVRDCSARIRGELLRRLMSAGADPTFPPPWLQAQTVCPPGISQSTPEAWAMACIQSAAQLAGLKAKRPVCAVVEAIDYIKRHCREKLQLQELAAQFHLNSIYLGQQLKKETGYQFNDYIHRLRIAEAQKLLRRTDMKMTDIAHTLGYHDQDYFADKFKALTKYSPSTYKKLCQEQQETHAETRYINKA, from the coding sequence ATGTGTAAAGCGCTAATAATCGATCATCAACCGGACTTGGCATACTGGTCTGCACTTGCCGACTGGCGGGCCTGCGGTTACGAATTGTGCGGCAGCGCTGGGAACGCAGGGGAAGCGCTATCGCTCATCCGGGGATGCTCTCCCGACCTGATCATCGTCGACATCGGGTCCCCTGTTATAAACGGTTTCGAGCTCATACGCAAAATCCGCCAAACAAGCGGGAAACGCATAAAATGTATCGCCGTGAGCCGTCAATACAGGTTCGCCTTGGCACAGCAGGCTATACGCGAACGATTCGACCGTTATCTGCTGAAACCTGTTCAGAAAGAGGAATTTCAAAAAGTGCTGACAGAGCTTCGAGATTGCTGTGACATCGAGTTTATACCGGAGCGGAACGATGCAGACAAACAGATGGTATATGCCGGTTCCGCCGCACTTGCCAGGACGGTTCGCCAAGGCGGCCTGCAGGCGGCGGAGGATGCGCAGCGGCTGCTGGACATCGGCCGTGATACAAAATACCGGCTCGTCCTGCTGGAGACCGTACCCGATACATTCGGGCGAGTACGGCAAGGAGACGAACCTTCCTTTTTCGAGCATCTGGCAGGTGCGGTTGAGGCCTGCGGTCCGGCTTCGGCGAAAGTCATCGCTTTTGAAGACATGCCTTACCGGTGCGGACTGCTGATATTGAGAGAGCATGAAGGAGACAACCTTCCCTTTGATGCCGCGTTGAAGGTAATTACAGACCGGCTGTCCGGCTTATTTCCGTCCCTCGCCGTTTATGCGGCCAAGTCGGATTCATCGGGTCTGACCGGCCTGCGCCGCATTTACCGGCAGTTGCTCGAACAGCGCAGTGTGCGGCGTACCGTCAATCGTTCCCGCTCCGACTCGCCGGATGGTTTGAAAGCGATTGCGGAGCATACCCGTTCGTTAATGGGATTTGTGGAAGAAAGCAATGCGAAGGGCATCCGAGCGTCCGTGGAGAGTCTCTATCAGGTTTGCCTGAAGACTGACGTTCCTGAGCGAACCGTGCGGGATTGCTCCGCCCGCATTCGTGGAGAGCTGCTCAGAAGATTAATGTCTGCAGGCGCAGATCCCACATTCCCGCCGCCCTGGCTGCAGGCGCAAACAGTCTGCCCGCCGGGAATTTCGCAATCAACCCCGGAAGCTTGGGCAATGGCATGTATCCAGTCAGCCGCTCAGTTAGCCGGGCTAAAAGCGAAACGGCCCGTTTGCGCTGTGGTGGAGGCCATTGATTATATAAAGCGCCATTGCCGGGAAAAGCTCCAGCTGCAGGAGCTTGCCGCCCAGTTCCATCTTAATTCCATTTACTTGGGCCAACAGCTGAAGAAAGAAACAGGATACCAGTTCAACGACTACATTCACCGCCTAAGAATTGCGGAAGCCCAGAAGCTTCTCCGCAGGACAGACATGAAGATGACGGATATCGCCCATACACTCGGCTACCACGACCAGGATTATTTTGCAGACAAATTTAAAGCGCTTACAAAATATTCGCCGTCCACTTATAAAAAATTATGCCAAGAGCAGCAGGAGACACACGCCGAAACCCGGTACATAAACAAAGCATAA